In a single window of the Terriglobus roseus genome:
- the rlmB gene encoding 23S rRNA (guanosine(2251)-2'-O)-methyltransferase RlmB, which produces MEIIFGVHPVTEAVRMRPADLDHVTVLSGAPNPRVAALADLCRASKIRVSSASREELQRMSRSENHGGAVAFLRERKALTIEDLLKPVATKRFLLALDGVEDPHNLGALLRTADGAGVDGVLIPERRAASITGTVAKASAGATEHVRVAKVTNLVRSLEDLKKQNIWIIGLDERGTMDYDQFDFNADIALVLGREGAGLHDLTKRTCDFLLRVPMAGAVPSLNVSVAGAVVMYEAARQRRHAATPAAAEADPKPSKPRKGLGS; this is translated from the coding sequence ATGGAAATAATCTTCGGTGTTCATCCCGTAACTGAGGCCGTCCGCATGCGGCCGGCAGACCTGGACCACGTTACGGTGCTGTCCGGCGCGCCGAACCCCCGTGTGGCGGCGCTGGCGGACCTGTGCCGCGCCTCGAAGATTCGCGTGAGCTCAGCCAGCCGCGAAGAGCTGCAGCGGATGAGCCGCAGCGAAAATCATGGTGGGGCCGTCGCCTTTCTGCGGGAGCGCAAGGCACTGACCATTGAGGACCTGCTAAAGCCCGTCGCAACCAAGCGCTTTCTGCTGGCGCTGGACGGTGTCGAAGACCCGCATAACCTGGGCGCTCTGCTGCGTACAGCGGATGGTGCCGGTGTTGATGGCGTCCTGATCCCCGAGCGCCGCGCCGCGTCCATTACCGGGACAGTCGCCAAAGCGAGCGCGGGCGCAACGGAACACGTTCGTGTGGCGAAGGTAACCAACCTGGTCCGGTCGCTGGAAGACCTGAAAAAACAGAACATCTGGATCATCGGCCTCGACGAGCGCGGGACGATGGATTACGACCAGTTCGACTTCAACGCCGACATTGCGCTGGTGCTGGGCCGCGAGGGCGCCGGTCTGCACGACCTGACCAAGCGCACCTGCGATTTCCTGCTGCGCGTCCCCATGGCGGGCGCCGTGCCTTCGTTGAACGTTTCCGTCGCGGGAGCCGTCGTCATGTACGAGGCGGCACGCCAGCGCCGGCACGCCGCTACCCCGGCCGCTGCCGAAGCTGACCCCAAGCCGTCCAAACCAAGGAAGGGCCTGGGCTCCTGA